The Wansuia hejianensis genomic interval TATTCGCAGTGGCAGTCAGAGGATGAAACTGTTTATCTCAATATGGGAGCATATGGAACAGCAATTGGAAGCATTCGGACGAAAGAAGGGGTTAAAAATGTATATTTTAAGATGGGTTTAACCAATGGTATTGATATATATGAAAAAATCGAAGAAAAAGATGGGCAGCAAAGTCTGAAAAAACTTGAGCATTGGCTCGGAGATTTTCAAAATGAACGTGAATTTATAGCTACAGTTATAGAAACCGTATATTTTGAACAAGGTCAAAAAATAAAGTTGCATCAATTGGAAAAGAATGAGCGCCCTATGGAAGAGCAACCAAATACAAAATGGGCTTCTGATGACGGAACTATTTTATTGACGGCTGGAGAACAGGGGACTCCAATCACAGGCAGTATTCAGGTGGGCGATGATTCAATTTCTATTTTGTATGTGGCAAGGGGATAGTACAGCGGCTAAAATATATCCTTTAGATGTAGTTGCTGGGAGAGATGATGAAATTAAACCGGAAAATCGTATTGGGCTCTGCAGAATTTCGTACAGCTGGATGAGTGAGGATGAATTTTTAGCAGATATAATGGAAAGCGATAACTATGGAAGAAAGACAAACCATTCGATTTACCCGTATAGAATGAAAAGTATACCGTAAATCTTACATCCGCCCGTCAGGGCATGCATTATGGGGTGCCCTGCGGGTATGATCGCTCAAAAGCATATATTGTGTTACTCAACCATTCTGCGGATAAAAAATTGTTACCGCTGCGATGCCGGCAGATTCGGGTTTAGCCCTGAATCTGCCGGCATTTCTTCATTCTCATCTCATATTTCCTGATCCCCGGCATAAAATACTATAAAGCGAAAAAGAGGGACCTGTTATGAAAAAATGTTTTTTATTGGCCCCGCTGATCCTGCTGATGGCCTGTCTCTGCTGCGGCTGTGGAATCACGAACGTGGAGGAGGGAGAGCGGAAGGCAGTGGAATATACGGTGTTGAAGACGGATGCCATCCCTCCGGAAGTCGCGGAGGTCATTAAAGCTCAGGGTGATGCGGAATTCCAGATGACGTATAAGAGCGACGGATTTCTTTACATCCTCAGAGGCTATGGAAAGCAGAAGTCCGGGGGCTACAGCATTCAGGTAGAGGAAGTGACGGCCACAGACGGGGCGCTGCATGTGAAGACCCGGCTGCTGGGGCCGGAGACGAAGGAGGAACAGAAGGGGGACGGATCGGTTCCCTATCTGGTAATCAAGACGGAGGATTTGGAACTGCCGGTAGTATTTGAGTGAGAGGAGGAAGCGGTATGGAATTGATAAAAAATCATCTGCATCAGCTGAATATGAAATCTGAGGCTGTGAGCCAGGTGACCTTTGATGAGGACTACAATGTGCCGGATGTGAAGCCGGACGTTGGACGGATGATCCAGAAAAAAGGCGAGGTGACGGTGGCCGAGGTCCAGGTGAACGAGGGAAGGGCCAAAATCGCAGGCAGCCTCTGCTTTTCGCTGCTGTACGTGTCTGACGGAGAGGAGAAGAAGGTCTACAGCCTGGAGGGGGAATTGCCCATTGACGAAAGCCTGAACCTGGACGGTCTTTCCAGCGGGGATAAAATCTGTCTGAAATGGGAGATCGAAGATCTCAGCATCCATCTGATCAATTCCCGGAAGCTGAACGTGAAGGCAATCGTGACCTTTAACGCCTCAGTGGAAGAGCTGGCGGACATTGAGCTTCCGACGGATCTGAAGGAGCCTGAGGACGTATCTGTGAAAAAGAAGAATATCCGGGTGCTGGAGCTGGGGGTACATAAAAAAGATACGCTCCGCGTGAAGAAAGAAATGACAATCGCGTCCAACAAGCCGAATATTCATGGAATCCTCTGGAAGGATATAGAAATCCGGGGAATGGACCTCCGGGCCGAAGAAGATAAGATGTCGGTAAAAGGCGAGCTTTTCGTATTCGTGCTGTATGCGGGCGCGGATGAAGACAATCCGCTGCAGTGGCTGGAGCAGGCAATTCCCTTCAGCGGCGAGGTGGAATGCGCCGGCTGTACCTCTGATATGATACCGAATATTGAAGTGACGATGATTCAGAATACCATGGAAATCGCTCCCGACGCCGACGGCGAGGAACGGATGCTGCAGATGGACGTGGTTCTGGAGCTGGATCTGAAGCTGTATCAGGAGACTGTCAGCGAACTGCTGCAGGACGTCTATACACCGAAAAAACAGGCCGTACTGGTTTCCAGCCCGAAGATCCTGGAAAGCCTTCTGGTGCGGAACTTTTCCAAATGCCGGGTCAGCGACCGCCTGCAGATGGACGGAGTGCAGAATAAGGTTCTGCAGATCTGCCATGGGGAAGGCACGATCAAGGTAGACGAGGTTAAAATCGTGGAAAACGGCATACAGGTGGACGGTGTGGTAGAGCTGAGAATCCTCTACATCATCACTGACGACGAAATGCCCTTCTATTCCATGGAATCGGCCATCCCATTCACCCACGTCATCGAGGCGCCCGGAATCAGCGGAGACTGCAGATACTATCTGAGGACGGATCTGGAGCAGCTGTCCACCACGATGATCGACAGCAATGAAATCGAGGTCAAAGCAGTCATCAATCTGAACGCTGTGGTCCTGGCACGGCAGGAAGAGGAAATTATTGATGAAATCCGTGAAGAAGACCTGGATATGGAAAAACTGCAGAGCATGCCCGGAATCGTGTGCTATCTCGTGCAACCCGGCGACACCCTGTGGGATATTGCCAAACGGTTCTATACAACCGTGGAAGAAATCCAGAAAATAAACGATTTAAAGGGAGAGACCATCAATCCCATGGATTCACTTTTGCTGGTCAAAAAGGTAGAGTAATGCCTTGACAAAGGTTGTGGAAGCAGATAGTATAATAATTGTATACAATGGACATATAATAAGAAAGACCCGGACGACAGCCGGGCATCAGAGAGTATTCGTGCATAGGAAAAAGTTATGAAATTACAGGCGATGGCAAAAATAAATCTGGGCCTTGATGTGGTCCGGAAGCGGGATGACGGATATCATGAGGTCCGCATGATCATGCAGACCATCCAGATGTATGACCAACTGGATATGGCCGAGAGCAGCAGGCCTGGGATACGGCTTGCTACGAACCTGGCGTATCTGCCGAATAACGAGAACAACCTGGTCTATCGGGCGGCAAACATGCTGATGGAGGAATTTCACATAAAGAAGGGGCTGGATATCCGTCTCAGGAAAATGATACCGGTGGCCGCGGGTATGGCCGGCGGAAGCTCTGACGCAGCAGCGGCATTTATTGGAGTCAACCGCATTTTCAGGCTCGGACTGTCAATGGATGAGCTAATGCAGCGTGCCGTGAAGGTTGGAGCGGATGTGCCCTATTGTCTGATGCGGGGAACGGCACTCGCGGAAGGGATCGGGGAGAAGCTGACGCCTCTTGCGCCCATGCCTCCCTGCCATATCCTAATCGGCAAACCAGGTATCAGTGTTTCAACTAAATTTGTCTATAGTAACCTGCGGGCAGGGGAAATCAAGGACCATCCGGATATCAGTGGAATGATCCGCGCGATAGAAGAGGGTTCACTGCCCGGCGTGACTGCCCGCATGGCAAATGTACTGGAACGGGTGACCATACCGGCTCATCCTGTAATAGAAGAAATCAAGAGAAATATGATCGCACACGGTGCCTGCAACGCTCTGATGAGCGGGAGTGGTCCCACGGTATTCGGGATATTTGATAACCGGCGGACGGCGGAGGCGGCCAGCCGCGCCCTCAAAAGGAGTGGGCTGGCCCGGCAGGTATTTCTGACAAGACCTTTTCAAGGGGGAAATACGCATGAAAAATGATGATTTAACAAGTATTATGACAGAATATCAGTATATGCCCCTGCGGGACGTGGTATTTCACACCCTTCGCAGAGGGATCATGCAGGGGGACCTGAAGCCTGGCGAGCGGCTGATGGAAATCAAGCTGGCCAACCGTCTTGGCGTCAGCAGGACGCCGATCCGGGAAGCGATCCGGATGCTGGAGCTGGAAGGGCTGGTGGTGATGATCCCGCGCAAAGGCGCCCAGGTGGCTGAGATTACAGAAAAAGACCTGAAGGACGTGCTTGAAGTGCGGATGGGGCTGGAAGAGCTGGCCGTTAAATTCGCCTGTCAGAGGATCACCGAGGAGCAGCTGGACAACCTGTACCATGCCTCCAGGAAATTTGAAGAGGCGGTGAAGCGGGAAGATCTGACAGAGTTAGCCCAGGCTGATGTGGATTTTCATGACCTGATCTACAAAGCGACCGGGAATGAGCGGCTGGTGCAGCTTCTGAATAATATCCGGGAACAGATGTACCGGTACCGGGTGGAATATCTGAAGGATGAGGAAATCCGCGGCTCCCTGGTCCAGGAGCATGACACTCTGCTGGAGAAGCTGAGTCAGCGGGATCTGGAGGGAGCCAAACAGGTGACCCAGAGCCACATCGAGAGGCAGCAGGCCTATATATTAGAGACGATTTATGGTCAGAATGAAAAAAAGTGAATAAAACCATCAGGTTTGCAGAAGCTAAAAGAGACATCATCAGATGTCTCTTTTTGTTATGAAAGCCCCGGACGGCGGCCAGGCGCCTGGCATGCCTGCATGTGCCAAAGCCTGAACACCGGATGGGCAAGCCAGCATGCACAGGCAGGCCGACAGGCCGATCGCGTATGCTGGCGGCTTCTGTAAGACACCGCTGGAAGCGCAGCTGCCGGCGGCATTCTGTAATAGATGGAGGTTGCCGGATGAAGGTTTCGGAACATATCAGTGAGAACGAAGAATACATCCGCAGTACATGCGAAAATTGTGACGACGTGATCATACGCCCCATGAAGCTGGGGGAGGGGCAGAAAACAGACTGCCTCGTGGCATTTATAGAGGTGGCGGTCAGCAATATGATGCTGGAAGACTCGGTTGTGGGGAAATTTATCAACCAGCTCTGGACGCTGCCGGAAGAACAAATGAGAAGCTTCGTGGAAAAAAACGGAGCCGGGATTTCCGATACGGGAACCTTTGAGACGCTGGAGGAAGCTCTGGAATCCATGCTGGCGGGAAATGCCATATTTTTCATGGACGGATACGGCAAGGCGGTGAAGATTTCCAGCAAGGGCTATCCCAGCATGGGAGTGACCAAGGCGGAGTCCGAAAAGGTGCTCCGCGGGTCCAAGGAAGGGTTTGCCGATTCCGTGAAGGTGAATACGGCCCTGATCCGCAAGCGTGTCCGCAGCACCGGCCTGAAGGTGGAAGAACTGCGGGTAGGCGTCCGGTCGGACACTGTGGTGGCTCTGGTGTATATGGAAGAGTTGGTTTATCCCAAGCTGCTGGAAGAAATTAAGGAGCGGATGGGACAGTTTGAAATTGACGGGGTGCTGGATTCCGGTATGATTGAACAGCTAACGGAAGAGGACTGGCTTTCCCCTTTTCCTCAGTTTGAGACGACGGAGAGGCCGGACCGGGCCGCCATGGAAGCGCTGAACGGCCGGATTGTACTCCTGTGCGACAATTCTCCGGTAGCGCTGCTGCTTCCCACAGTGTTTAACAGCTTTGTGAAAGTCAGTGAGGACCGGTATAACCGGTTTGAAATGGTAAGTTTTCAGAGGCTGCTCCGCTACGGGGCCATATTTGCGGCTTTGCTGATTTCTGGTTTCTACCTTGCGGTAATCAATTTCCATACACAGATTCTGCCGGCCAATCTGATTCTCTCCTTCGCGGAGGCCAGAAAAGGAGTGCCCTTTCCCAGCATGGTGGAAATTCTCCTGATGGAGCTGGCCTTTGAGCTGATCCGGGAAGCCGGGGTGCGGATGCCGGGGCCTTTAAGCGGAACCATAGGTATCGTGGGAGGGCTGATCATCGGCGATGCGGCCGTGGGGGCCAACCTGGTCAGCCCCATGACGGTCGTCGTCGTGGCGGTCAGCGCCCTGAGCTCGCTGGGAATTCCCAATGAAGAATTCTCGGCGCCCTTCCGGCTGTTAAAGTATGGATTTATACTGCTGGGGGGATTCCTGGGCTGCTTCGGGCTGACAGTGGGGCTGTTCCTGCTTGCCGGGCACCTGTCGGGGCTTGTGAGTTTCCACATCCCCTATATGATGCCCTTTGTCAGCCGGGAGCTGCAGGGATATCAGGATGAGAAGGATAACCTGCTGCGGGGTCCGTTCCGCACGCTGAAAAGCCGCCCGGTATTCGCAAGGCGGGATCAGAGAATCCGGTTAAAAGAGAAGGGAGGAAAATGATGTTTTCAGATAATCAACGAATCTCCAGACGGCAGCTGAAACGTCAGATGATCCTGAGCCTCGTTGGGATCCTGCTGCTCTTCCAGGCGGGGGAAATGGCGGCGGGCGGCGGCAACTCCCTGGCGGGGATGCTGATCGGGCTGGCTCTTTTGATCCTGTACCTGTTCTTCCTGGTGCGGGCGTCCGCCGCCTACAGCAACCTGGAACGTTACTTCGGCTGTATCGGCAAATGGCTGATCACCCTGGTTTACTTGTCGTTCTTGGTGCTGAGCGGAAGCTTCCTGCTGGAAAAGGTCAGCTTCGTGACTGAACGGTATCTGCTCTCAGGCGTCCCTCTCCCTGTGATCAGCGCGGTATTTATCCTGGCCGCATGTCTCGGCATGGGCAATGAAGTGCAGAGGAGAGGGCGGCTGGCAGAGCTGGCGTTTCCCTGGGTGCTGGTGCTGTTGGTGCTGCTGCTGGTATTCGCGGCATTTCACCTTCACCAGCCGGATTTTTCACTGATGGAGCCGTGGTCGGCGGAGACCATCACAGAAGGCGCTTACCAGTATTTTACCATGGGCACTTCAGTCAGCCTGGTGGCATTTATCCTGGTCAGGGTGGACAAGGGCAGCAAGGTGAAAAAGGGCGGAACCTTCCGGAGCCTGGCAATCGGCCTTCTGATTGTGACTCTCATACTGCTGGCTACCGTTGCGGTACTGTTGGGAGTTTATGGATTTAAGGGCATTCAGAAAATGGAATTTCCCATTTTGGATCTTATGGCCGGGACCAGCCTGCCGGGGAATTTCCTGAAACGGTTTGACATCGTATGGTTAACCGTACTGATTTTCAGCCTGCTGTTCACATTGGGCAGCGTCCTGTTCTATGGCTGCTGGCTGACAGGGAGGAACGGAGTCCGGCGGGACTGGACCCGGATCATCATGGTGGCGCTGATCTGGCTGGGAAGCCTGATCGGATGGTCGGGAAAGACTATTTCAGATATCTATGCGACGATCCTGCAGGATATCTATGCGCCGCTGTTTCTGCTGATCACCATATTGGCTCTCTGGGCGCAGAAGCGGATACGGAATGAAAAGGAGAGAGGAGATGCTAAGCATGAGGAACAAAGGGAAGAAGAGCCTGAGAAGGCGGCTGAGTGAATGCGCGGCACTCTGTGCGGCAGCCCTTTTCCTGTGGGGCTGCGCAGGCGTAGAACCGGAAAAAAGAGCATATCCGCTGGCTGTTTCGGTGGATTACATCAACGGCGAATACGAAGTTGTATATGGAATGGCTAATTTGCCGGCAGATACGGGGCAGGGCAAGGACCCTCAGGCGGGCGGCGCGGAGCAGAATGCGGGGACTGTTTTCAGAGGAAAAGATCTGAAAGAAATACAGAAGCTCTACGACGCCAGCCAGGAATATGATCTGGATCTCGGTCATGTGCAGGCTGTGGTGCTGGGAAAAAGGCTGCTGTCTTCTGAAGATGCTTCTTCCTATATCTTTCAGTACATGGAAGATAACACGGTTCTGGGGAAGAGCGCTTATCTGTTCCAGACAGAAGATCCGGACGCCCTCATGAAGCTGAACGGGACTACAGTGGATTCCCTGGGGGATTATCTCACAGGGCTTTATGAAAACAGGACCGGGATACAGACCGAGCGGCCCCTCACGCTGGAGAATTTCTTCTATACCTGGAACAATTATGATGAGCTGCCCGTAATTCCGGAAATTCTCGTCAGGGACGGGCAGATAATTTTGGAAAAAACTGTATAAACCTTCATGCATCTGGCGATCCTTCAGACAGGAGGAATAGCTATGAAAGTTTTTAAGTTTTGTAAAAGAAATCTGGCCGTTATTATGGCTGTTATTATAGGAAGCGCCGGCGCTCTGTGGACAGGAATCACCTGGGACCACGTGCAGGAGACACAGATGGAAATCGCGAAGCAGGTGATCCGGTTCCACGTTCTGGCTAACAGCGACAGGACGGCAGACCAGGAAATCAAGCTGCAGGTGAAGGACAGGCTGCTGAAGGAGATGGGAGTTCTGCTGGAGGGTGCGGATACGCTGGATGAAACCCGTGAATGCCTGCAGGAGAACCTGCCCCTTCTGCAGGAAAAGGCGGAGGAGACAGTCCGTCTTGCCGGAAGCAGCCAGGCCGTCACAGTCCGTCTGACGACTGCCGATTTTCCGGTAAAAACATATGGGGATTACACATTTCCGGCAGGCCGGTATGAGACGCTGCAGGTGGAATTGGGAAACGCAAAGGGCCACAACTGGTGGTGTATGATCTATCCGTCTCTCTGTTTTGAGGACGCCCTGCACCCGGCAATGACGGAAAAGGGCGGCAAAAAACTGAAAGGGGTCCTCAGTGACGAGGCATACGACAGCATTTTGCAAAAAGGTGAACTTTCAATTGGTTTTCTCTGGTTTTAGGACAGAAAATATGATAAGCTATAGTGAGGTTGCGAACCTATTAGTAAGAGGATAGGGAGAGGAAAAGATGAACTCAGAAAAGAATGCGCCCATTGGGGTGTTCGATTCGGGCGTCGGCGGCTTGACTGTAGCACGGGAGATCATGAGAAACCTGCCGGATGAACGAATCGTATATTTCGGCGATACCGCCCGTGTTCCTTACGGAAGCAAATCAAAGGCCACGGTCCTGCGATATTCCAGGCAGATCGTCCGGTTCCTGAAGACACAGAAGGTAAAGGCTATCGTAGTAGCCTGCAATACAGCCAGCGCCCTGGCGCTGGACACCATAGAAGAAGAGATCGACCTGCCGATCCTGGGTGTGGTAAGACCCGGGGCCAGCGTGGCCGTTCAGGCCACTCACAACAAGAAAATCGGCGTTATAGCCACAGAGAGCACCATTCACAGTAATCTGTACCAGACCCTGATCCAGCGGGAAGACCCCGAGATCACAGTATATGGAAAGGCGTGCCCGCTGTTTGTGCCTCTGGTAGAAGAGGGCTGGACGAAAGACTCCATAACCGTAGAGGTCGCCAAACGTTATCTGGCAGAGCTGCTGGAGAAGGATATCGATACGCTGATTATGGGCTGCACCCATTATCCGCTGCTGAGGACGCTGCTCAGGAGGATACTCGGCGAACAGGTGACTCTGGTCAATCCGGCCTATGAGACTTCCCAGGCGCTGAAGCGGATGCTCGAAGAGCTGGGCCTGGAGAACGACACTCATTGCCCGGCGGGAGAGAAATACCAATTTTATGCCAGCGACACTGTGGAAAAATTCAACGCATTCGCGAATTCCATATTGCCCTACGATATCAAGACGACGAAGCAGATACCAATAGAAGAGTACTGAGGGAAGAAGTTTAAGGGGAACGATATGACAAAAGAAGTGATCATCACCATACGGGGACTGCAGTTTATCCAGAGCGAAGAGGATATGGAGCCTGTAGAGGTGGTAACGCCTGGAGAATATTACAAGAAGAACGGCCAGCACTATCTGTTGTTTGAGGAAGCAGTGGAAGGCTTTGAGGGAACGACACATAATGTGATGAAATTTAAAGAAGACCAGCTGGAAGTCAGAAAAAAGGGTCTTGTCAATGTACATATGGTATTTGAGGAGAACAAAAAGACGCTGTCCTATTATCAGACGCCTTTTGGCGTTATGAATATGGGAATTGCGGCGACGAATATCCAGGTTCACGAAGGGAAAAATAATATAGACCTGTTGGTCAATTACGCGCTGGATCTGAACGAGAGCTATGTCGCGGACTGCACGATACAGATGAATGTCAAATCCAAAGAAGAGGGCAATTTCCGCCTGGAATCATAAGAAGGAATTCATCAGAAAGATGCTGGACAGATCAGAATAAAAAACAGCCAGGAGTTTTCATTAGTGAAATCCTGGCTGTATGTCTGGCTATTAAGGCTATCAGATCTCTCCGCGTCCCTTTCGGAGAAGCCTGTTGAAGGCGCTTTCTTTCTTTTTCTTGGGCGGTTCCAGAGAACCGCGGATGCCCTTGGCGCCGATGATGTACAGCCCGCTTACTGTCGCTTTGATCTCCTTCTTGACAGGGATCAGTTCATAGACAGCAGCGTCGGCAATAAATGTCATGATCTTAGGGCCGACTTTGGCTTTCACGATGGGAAGCTTTGTCCTTCTCATGAGCTTGGGGGTCTGGTCAATGACCATTTGGGGAAGCCCGGAATCCTTCAGCCTCAGTTTCTTTTTATCGATAATCAGCATGCTCATTACCTGTTTAGCTGCTTCAATCTGTTCTTGTTGTGCTTCCTGCTTCTTCTGTGCTCTCTTCCCAAGTATTACCAATACGATGATGACCGCTGCGACGGCAGCCAGCACGATCAGTAAAATCTGCCACCAATTCATATGCATACCTCCTCTATTATTCTTCCATATTCTATCATTTATTCATTTAAAAGGCAATGCTGAATTTTTCAAAACTTCCGGTTTAAGAATCGCAGGATTATTTTTATTCCAGTGTCCCGTGCTTCTGTTCATGCTGAGAAATGGCCTGGCGAATCAGATATAATATTTCGCCGTTAATAGAGCGTCCGTTGAATTCCGCAAGGCTTTTTAGTTTTTGATGAGTTTCAGAGTTAATGCGTAATCCCAAATGTTTATCTTTATCCATAAAATTTCCTTTCTGATTGATTTGAGCATCGTGTCCATGTAATATATAAGTACATTTTAAGTACGCACAGATGAGCGGTGGCTGGGATGTACTTGTTTTAAGTACATAATATTTTGACCAGATGAAATTTCTAAAAACCGGAAATGCTTTTGAGGATTATTCTTAATATTAAACAATAGTGATAGATAAGGCGACTCCATTGTGAATATTGACAAATGATTGTGGGATATTAACAATAATTAAACCAGAGTGAATGAGTAAAGGAAAGGGGAATTTGATTTATGGAACTGAAAGACAAATTTAGAAAGGGATTGATGGATATGCTTGTTTTAAAAGTCTTATCCAGAAAAGATTCTTACGCTTACCAAATAGCCCAGACACTTGAGAACGTTTCACAAAATGCTGTTACCTTTGCTGTTCCGTCGATGTACCCTCTCCTGAACCGCCTGCAGCGTCAGGGTTTTGTAAGCTCTTATTTCCTGGATGATCCGAAGCACAGGGAACGGGTCTATTATCACATCGAGCCAGCCGGCCGGGAGCAGTTGGATTTGCTGACAGAAGCATATTCCAAAGTAAAAAACGGCGTGGAGGCGATCTTAAATTATTCCATATCAGATATGGATGAGTGAGGAGTATCAGTTTTCTGTCTACTTGCTTAGTATCGCCCTGCTGTGTTATAATAAAACGACCGGCGGCATCACCAGACTTTCGGCTGCTGGTTTGCTTCTGGTAATTGCTGCAGACGAAGGAGAATAAAATGACAGACAAAAGGCTATCGGATGAAGAGCGCCGGCGCCGGGCGGGCATGCGCCGCAGGCAGGAGCTTCGGAGAAAGAGACGGCGGAAAGTGATGATCATGCGTCTGATCATCGCCTTAATAGGCGTATTTGCAGTCTTTCTGGCAGTCTGGGGGATTTCTTCCGCTATCCGTGAGGGGAAAAAACTGACAAGTACGGCGGATGACGGGCAGAAGGAGGCAGTCGTCCAGGCGGCAGGTATGTCTGAACCAGGCAAGTATGCGGAACTTCTGGCCGCGCAATATGACTATGACAGTGCGATCGCGGTTCTGGAATCCATGGAAAACGCGAAGAAGGATGAAGCGATACAGGCTGCAATCGGGGAATATAAAGCAGAAAAAGAAAAACTGGCCGCAGTGGATGCAAGTTCAGTGCGCCATTTTTCTTTTCCAACATTATTGGTGAATGAGGCGGCTGCGGCTGAGGGGACATCTCCCCTGACAGTGGAACAGTTCCGTCAGATCCTTCAGGAACTGTATGACGGCGGCTACGTGCTGGTGGATCTCTATGATCTGGCTTCTGCAGTAAAAGATGAAGAAGGAAACGTTAGCTATGAAGCAGGCGTGCTCTATCTGCCGGAAGGGAAAAAGCCGTTTGTGCTGTCTCAGCGGGATGTGAGCTATCCCTTTGAAAAAGCGGGGAACGGTTATGCCTCGCGGCTGATCGTAGACGATGAAGGCAGGGTGGTTAATGAATATAAGCAGCCAGACGGCAATACGGTGACGGGAGATTATGATATTGTGCCCTGTCTGGAGACATTTATCAGCGAGCATCCGGACTTTTCCTACCGGGGA includes:
- a CDS encoding Arc family DNA-binding protein: MDKDKHLGLRINSETHQKLKSLAEFNGRSINGEILYLIRQAISQHEQKHGTLE
- a CDS encoding PadR family transcriptional regulator, with amino-acid sequence MELKDKFRKGLMDMLVLKVLSRKDSYAYQIAQTLENVSQNAVTFAVPSMYPLLNRLQRQGFVSSYFLDDPKHRERVYYHIEPAGREQLDLLTEAYSKVKNGVEAILNYSISDMDE
- a CDS encoding polysaccharide deacetylase, which translates into the protein MTDKRLSDEERRRRAGMRRRQELRRKRRRKVMIMRLIIALIGVFAVFLAVWGISSAIREGKKLTSTADDGQKEAVVQAAGMSEPGKYAELLAAQYDYDSAIAVLESMENAKKDEAIQAAIGEYKAEKEKLAAVDASSVRHFSFPTLLVNEAAAAEGTSPLTVEQFRQILQELYDGGYVLVDLYDLASAVKDEEGNVSYEAGVLYLPEGKKPFVLSQRDVSYPFEKAGNGYASRLIVDDEGRVVNEYKQPDGNTVTGDYDIVPCLETFISEHPDFSYRGAKGTLGLTGYNGVLGYRTSPYLAVSAAEGNPYADGYGTFDTEAEAESCKTVVQALKNGGWNFASYGNSYTSYGSEFSQMQSDADQWQANVAPVAGGTDILIFPCETDIGSWSDYTDENTKYTYLKDQGFRFFCIEEGDNLSWLQVRAGYVRQGIHEIDSYEEFQSVLALE